In Candidatus Cloacimonadota bacterium, a single genomic region encodes these proteins:
- a CDS encoding T9SS type A sorting domain-containing protein, whose amino-acid sequence MRSTVTCVALLAALSLVWADPAWPREAVAREGQSLLYEGASGREPGGGVVLAWAQSWQGENCLLVNKLGSGGAELWPEPVLVKGGQDIKSGVKLAGTADGGHFLSWLEDTHPGRQRLRAQKLGADGALLWNQEGVLVCEAFYSTPEWLVAPNPEGGACLFVNAYPGYGNTSQAFGCNLNAQGSDVWGANPPTITHNGYTVLNSLLATPGHNGLLLLYRILEGQGVTNVFRHYSPEGVNDWELYCQPQPGEFGEHQLLPAGPDKVLDLALAAEADTRINIRALSLHTGQWIPEEASALVVNSLPAASDSRFQALLRPDTGTLAILSATRQNEVSVLREFLLDEGLAPTLNRHIFSTADAVDDLGQSADERGTLHCAWTEQAGYGSARVLKAQLLNLANGALIWPVGGLTLSPALEERSGAGILATEAGLLAIFAETGSETTSLKRRAFNRAGEPLLTPPQEICATVWNGHAWPSSCLKVGNHSVIIHSDSRSSTDQRYYYQQLDALGQLELEPGGRLICSGDAMTTFVDARPLGDTGFTVIYKNDGLYLQNHDLSGHALFPGGGILLGFPASNRARMAVCEGDIYVVWTEQDNGVYRVKGQRISGGELMWGTAGVVLADDLSQAPRDLGAPEGRYFTWAVRSQPGTYQIRGKRLDANGLELPGWSSGSNLIFSTSELNDLLVADVALSGADLLIFAGSFALENFYAQRVNSGGELPWGEAGRLIHAAPHMYMGCLAEASGVSVGYGFFANGNRGAYLQTVDPGGNLLYPEPGLLLDGNNLLAAGSMDLGRFADGGLLVAWSGNYNPDNDDNLDLWYRRLEPGEQTGGKPLLLAGGPFRQNAPLIAGSGENDLTLCWADARAGGSSVQPLWGIYAQQFSGGGSPTPPEPDLPGALVVKACYPNPFSRSVQISWSQPRNLPAHCSVYNIRGQLLKRFPAAEARAGEHQLVWNGDDDQGRDVGSGIHLIRLQCGSEIRTRKVLRL is encoded by the coding sequence ATGAGATCCACGGTGACGTGTGTGGCGCTGTTGGCGGCGCTGAGCTTGGTTTGGGCGGATCCGGCCTGGCCGCGGGAGGCGGTGGCGCGCGAGGGGCAGAGCCTGCTTTACGAAGGGGCGTCGGGGCGGGAACCGGGCGGCGGCGTGGTTTTGGCCTGGGCGCAGTCCTGGCAGGGCGAGAATTGCCTGCTGGTGAACAAGCTGGGCTCCGGTGGAGCGGAACTCTGGCCGGAGCCGGTGCTGGTGAAGGGCGGGCAGGACATCAAGAGCGGGGTGAAGCTGGCCGGAACCGCCGACGGCGGCCATTTCCTGTCCTGGCTGGAGGACACCCATCCCGGCCGCCAGCGGCTGAGGGCGCAGAAGCTGGGCGCGGACGGCGCTTTGCTGTGGAACCAGGAGGGGGTTTTGGTCTGCGAGGCTTTTTACAGCACGCCCGAGTGGCTGGTGGCGCCCAATCCGGAGGGGGGAGCCTGCCTCTTCGTGAACGCCTATCCCGGCTACGGCAACACTTCCCAGGCCTTTGGCTGCAACCTGAACGCCCAGGGCAGCGACGTCTGGGGCGCGAACCCGCCCACCATCACGCACAACGGCTACACGGTGCTGAACTCCCTGCTGGCCACCCCCGGCCACAATGGCCTGCTGCTGCTTTACCGGATCCTGGAAGGCCAGGGCGTCACCAACGTTTTCCGGCATTACAGCCCGGAGGGCGTGAACGATTGGGAGCTTTACTGCCAGCCCCAGCCCGGGGAATTTGGCGAACACCAGCTGCTGCCAGCCGGGCCGGACAAGGTGCTGGACCTGGCCCTGGCGGCGGAGGCCGACACGCGGATAAACATCCGCGCCCTATCTCTGCACACGGGCCAGTGGATCCCTGAAGAAGCTTCCGCCCTGGTGGTCAATTCCCTGCCGGCGGCGTCAGATTCGCGCTTCCAGGCCCTGCTCCGTCCGGACACCGGCACCCTCGCGATCCTGAGCGCCACCCGGCAGAACGAGGTATCAGTCCTCCGCGAGTTTCTGCTGGACGAAGGGCTGGCTCCCACCCTCAACCGCCATATATTCAGCACAGCGGACGCAGTGGACGACCTGGGCCAAAGCGCCGACGAGAGGGGAACGCTCCACTGCGCCTGGACGGAACAGGCTGGCTACGGCAGCGCCAGAGTGCTGAAGGCGCAGCTGCTGAACCTCGCGAACGGAGCCCTGATCTGGCCGGTGGGCGGCCTCACCCTCAGTCCGGCGCTGGAGGAAAGGTCCGGGGCCGGGATCCTGGCCACTGAGGCAGGGCTGCTGGCCATTTTTGCCGAAACCGGGAGCGAGACCACCAGCCTGAAACGCAGAGCATTCAACCGGGCCGGGGAGCCGCTGCTCACGCCTCCGCAGGAAATCTGCGCCACCGTCTGGAACGGCCACGCCTGGCCCTCCAGCTGCCTGAAGGTGGGAAACCACAGCGTGATCATCCATTCCGACAGCCGGAGCAGCACGGATCAACGCTATTATTACCAGCAACTTGACGCTTTGGGCCAGTTGGAACTGGAGCCCGGAGGCAGGCTGATCTGCTCCGGCGACGCCATGACAACGTTCGTGGACGCGCGGCCCCTGGGAGACACCGGTTTCACTGTGATCTATAAAAATGACGGCCTGTATCTGCAAAACCATGACCTGTCCGGCCACGCCCTCTTCCCGGGCGGCGGCATCCTGCTGGGCTTCCCAGCCTCCAACCGGGCCAGAATGGCTGTGTGCGAGGGAGACATTTACGTTGTTTGGACAGAACAGGACAATGGCGTTTACCGCGTGAAAGGCCAGCGGATCAGCGGCGGAGAGCTGATGTGGGGAACGGCGGGAGTGGTTTTGGCGGACGATCTGAGCCAGGCCCCGCGCGACTTGGGAGCGCCGGAGGGAAGGTATTTCACCTGGGCGGTGCGGAGCCAGCCCGGAACTTATCAGATCCGGGGCAAAAGGCTGGACGCCAACGGCCTGGAGCTGCCCGGCTGGAGTTCCGGGAGCAATCTGATCTTCAGCACCAGCGAGCTGAACGATCTGCTGGTGGCGGACGTGGCCCTCAGCGGAGCGGACCTGCTGATCTTCGCGGGAAGCTTCGCGTTGGAAAACTTTTACGCCCAAAGGGTGAACAGCGGGGGAGAATTGCCCTGGGGCGAGGCCGGAAGGCTGATCCACGCGGCACCTCACATGTACATGGGCTGCCTGGCTGAGGCCAGCGGAGTTTCGGTGGGCTATGGTTTTTTCGCCAACGGCAACCGGGGCGCCTATCTGCAAACCGTGGACCCCGGCGGCAACCTGCTCTATCCAGAACCCGGACTGCTGCTGGATGGCAACAACCTGCTGGCAGCGGGCTCCATGGACCTGGGCAGATTCGCGGACGGCGGGCTGCTGGTGGCCTGGAGCGGCAATTACAACCCGGATAACGACGACAACCTGGACCTCTGGTACCGCCGGCTGGAGCCCGGAGAACAGACCGGAGGCAAGCCGCTGCTGCTGGCGGGCGGGCCTTTCCGCCAGAACGCCCCCCTGATCGCCGGCTCCGGAGAAAACGACCTGACCCTCTGCTGGGCGGACGCCCGGGCCGGAGGCTCCTCGGTCCAGCCTCTCTGGGGAATCTACGCGCAGCAGTTTTCCGGCGGCGGCTCACCCACTCCACCGGAGCCGGATCTTCCCGGAGCGCTTGTGGTTAAGGCATGTTATCCCAACCCCTTCAGCCGGTCGGTTCAAATCAGCTGGTCCCAGCCCCGGAACCTGCCCGCCCACTGCTCCGTCTATAATATCCGCGGGCAACTCCTGAAACGCTTTCCCGCCGCGGAAGCCCGGGCCGGGGAACATCAGCTGGTCTGGAATGGTGACGATGACCAGGGGCGGGATGTGGGCTCCGGCATCCATCTCATCCGGCTGCAGTGCGGCAGCGAGATCCGGACGCGGAAGGTGCTGAGGCTGTAG